In one Gopherus flavomarginatus isolate rGopFla2 chromosome 1 unlocalized genomic scaffold, rGopFla2.mat.asm SUPER_1_unloc_1, whole genome shotgun sequence genomic region, the following are encoded:
- the LOC127040827 gene encoding olfactory receptor 52R1-like: MQEFLPCYMSDSNTTNFINPSTFILLGIPDLQMAQVWISIPFCTMYAIAILGNFTILFIVKRETSLHEPMYYFLCMLAITDLVLSTSTLPKMLSIFWFNSREINFSACLTQMYFIHCFSGMESGIFVAMAWDRYVAICDPLRHSIILTNPMVTKISLAVVLRGSMLVLPYPLLVRQWPYCRTNIIPHTYCEHIAVVKLACTNIRISSYYGLFVAFLVTGLDVFFIAVSYIQILRAIFSLPTKDSRLKTFGTCTSHLCVILIFYIPSLFSFLMHRFGHNLALHFHILIANVYLLVPPMLNPIIYGVRTKQIWNRLLQLFTHTGT; encoded by the coding sequence ATGCAGGAATTTCTCCCCTGCtacatgtcagattccaacacaaccaaCTTCAtaaacccctccaccttcatcctgctgggcattcctgacCTGCAGATGGCCCAAGTCTGGATCTCCAtacccttctgcaccatgtatgccatagccatcttggggaacttcaccatcctgttcattgtgaagagggagacgagcctccatgagcccatgtactatttcctctgcatgctggccatcaccgaCCTGGTCCTGTCCACTTCCACTCtacccaaaatgctgagcatcttctggttcaattctagggagatcaatttcagtgcctgcctcacccagatgtacttcattcactgcttctcagggatGGAGTCTGGGATTTTCGTGGCCATGGCTTGGGATCGCTACgtggccatctgtgatcccctgagacattccattATCCTGACAAACCCCATGGTGACCAAGATCAGCCTGGCTGTGGTGTTGCGCGGTAGCATGCTCGTACTGCCCTATCCCCTCCTGGTGaggcagtggccatattgcagaaccaacatcatcccccacaCCTACTGTGAGCACATAGccgtggtgaagctggcctgcacAAACATCCGCATTAGTAGTTACTACGGCCTCTTCGTGGCATTTTTGGTGACCGGTCTGGATGTATTTTTTATCGCTGTGTCCTatatccagatcctcagggccatcttcagcctccccacaaaggattcCCGGCTGaagacttttgggacctgcacctcccacctctGTGTCATCTTAATCTTTTACATTCcatctctcttctccttcctcatgcACCGGTTTGGGCACAATTTGGCCCTGCATTTCCACATTCTTATTGCCAATGTGTAcctcctggtgccccccatgctaaatcccatcatctatggggtgaggaccaaacagatctgGAACAGGCTGCTCCAACTCTTTACTCATACAGGGACCTAA
- the LOC127040831 gene encoding olfactory receptor 52R1-like has translation MSDSNTTDFTNPSTFILLGIPGLEAAHVWISIPFCTMYVIAVLGNFIILFIVKREPSLHGPMNYFLCMLAVTDLVLSTSTLPKMLAIFWFNSREIDFSACLTQLYFIHCFSAMESGIFVAMAFDRYVAICHPLSHSITLTNPVVAKIGLAVVLRGIMLILPYPLLARQCPYCKSNIIPDIHCTHIAVVKLACADTHIINYYGLFVLFCVRGLDMFFIAVSYTQILRAIFSLPTQDARLKTFGTCSSHLCSILAFYIPALFSSLTYRFGHNVALHFHVLIGNMSLLVPPMLNPIIYGVRTKQIQDRLLWFLSHKDI, from the coding sequence atgtcagattccaacacaactgacttcaccaacccctccaccttcatcctgctgggcattcctggcctggaggcagcTCATGtgtggatctccatccccttctgcaccatgtacgtCATAGCTGTCTTGGGAAACTTCATCATCCTGTTCATCGTGAAGAGGGAACCAAGTCTCCATGGGCCCAtgaactatttcctctgcatgctggctgtcactgACCTCGTCCTGTCCACATCCACCCTGCCTAAAATGCTAGcgatcttctggttcaattccagagaGATCGATTTCAGTGCTTGCCTCACCCAgctgtacttcattcactgcttctcagcgATGGAATCTGGGATCtttgtggccatggcttttgatcgctatgtggccatctgccatcccctgagCCATTCCATCACCCTGACAAACCCCGTGGTGGCTAAGATTGGCCTGGCCGTGGTGCTGCGTGGCATCATGCTCATACTGCCCTATCCCTTACTGGCGAGGCAGTGCCCATATTGCAAAAGCAACATCATCCCCGACATACACTGCACGCACATAGCAGTGGTGAAGCTGGCTTGTGCCGACACCCACATCATTAATTACTACGGCCTCTTTGTGCTATTCTGCGTCAGGGGTCTGGATATGTTTTTTATTGCTGtgtcctatacccagatcctcagagccatcttcagcctccccacacaggacgcccggctcaagacttttgggacctgcagctCTCACCTCTGTTCCAtcttagccttttacatcccagctctcttctcctccctcacatACCGATTTGGCCACAATGTGGCCCTGCATTTCCATGTTCTCATTGGCAACATGAGCCTCCTGGTGCCACccatgctaaaccccatcatctacggtgtgaggaccaaacagatccaggACAGGCTGCTCTGGTTCCTTTCTCATAAAGACATCTGA